In Verrucomicrobiota bacterium, one genomic interval encodes:
- a CDS encoding phosphoenolpyruvate hydrolase family protein — protein sequence MPNPWTGKGNPYTRKEVVERLRVTLKKGQPIIAAGAGTGISAKFIERGGADLIIIYNSGRFRMAGHGSTAGLMAYGDANAVAMEIGEHEVLPIVEEIPVICGVHATDPRRRMWHWLLQVKDMGFSGVNNFPTHCIVDGQFRQILEETGMSVKKEFEMVALARKMDLFTIVYVGTPEEAASMAKAGADAIIAHVGTTVGGSIGVKGAAIKMDEAVKRVQNIINGARKVRKDIIFMSHGGPIATPEDAGYINEHTDAVGFVGASSLERLAVEESLTNLTRRFKTIPVQKSALKSLE from the coding sequence ATGCCCAACCCCTGGACTGGAAAAGGAAATCCCTACACGCGCAAGGAAGTTGTCGAACGTCTCCGCGTCACCTTGAAAAAAGGTCAGCCGATCATTGCCGCCGGCGCGGGCACGGGCATCTCGGCGAAATTCATCGAGCGCGGCGGCGCCGACCTCATCATCATCTACAACTCCGGGCGCTTTCGGATGGCGGGTCACGGCTCGACCGCCGGGTTGATGGCCTACGGCGACGCCAACGCCGTGGCGATGGAGATCGGCGAACATGAAGTGCTGCCCATCGTGGAAGAAATTCCCGTCATCTGCGGTGTCCATGCCACCGACCCGCGCCGGCGGATGTGGCACTGGCTGCTGCAAGTGAAAGACATGGGCTTCAGCGGCGTGAACAATTTTCCCACGCACTGCATCGTGGATGGACAATTCCGCCAAATCCTTGAAGAAACTGGCATGAGCGTGAAGAAGGAATTTGAAATGGTCGCGCTGGCCCGGAAGATGGATCTTTTCACCATTGTCTATGTTGGCACACCAGAGGAAGCCGCTTCGATGGCGAAGGCGGGCGCGGACGCCATCATCGCCCACGTCGGAACGACGGTCGGCGGTTCGATCGGTGTGAAAGGCGCAGCCATCAAGATGGATGAAGCGGTCAAACGGGTTCAGAACATCATCAACGGCGCCCGCAAAGTGCGGAAGGACATTATTTTCATGTCCCACGGCGGCCCGATTGCGACACCGGAAGACGCGGGCTACATCAACGAACACACCGACGCCGTTGGCTTTGTGGGCGCTTCGAGTCTGGAGCGCCTCGCCGTGGAAGAATCGCTGACCAACCTCACTCGCCGCTTCAAAACAATCCCGGTGCAAAAGTCGGCGTTGAAAAGCCTGGAGTGA
- a CDS encoding response regulator → MPRILVVDDDDTFRDTLEVVLKRAGHEVLTARDGKEAVNVYRQQPADLVLTDLIMPNQEGVETIVELRRDYPGIKIIAMSGGGRVDAKEHLAIAEQCGARRTLTKPFTLDQILTAIREVLGES, encoded by the coding sequence ATGCCGCGCATTCTGGTGGTGGACGATGATGATACTTTCCGCGATACCCTCGAGGTCGTCTTGAAGCGCGCCGGTCACGAAGTCCTCACGGCGCGCGACGGCAAGGAAGCCGTCAACGTCTACCGCCAGCAACCCGCCGACCTTGTCCTCACGGACCTGATCATGCCCAACCAGGAAGGCGTCGAAACCATCGTCGAACTGCGACGAGATTATCCCGGTATAAAAATCATCGCCATGTCGGGGGGCGGTCGCGTGGACGCCAAAGAGCATCTGGCCATCGCGGAACAATGCGGGGCCAGACGCACTCTGACCAAACCCTTCACGCTCGACCAAATCCTGACTGCCATCAGGGAAGTGCTGGGAGAAAGTTGA
- a CDS encoding pyruvate, phosphate dikinase: MAKTPKAKKYVYLFGNKMADGNGSMKPLLGGKGANLAEMTRIGLPVPPGFTITTEVCTYYYANKRTYPKALVPQMEAGIANMERILNKKFGDLERPLLVAVRSGARDSMPGMMDTILNLGLNDQTVLALERASGNPRFAWDCYRRFIQMYGDVVMGVQKRPSEDHDPFEMVIEKLKEELFPGKKHVEDTRINADGLKELVKRFKALVKERTGKEFPTDPWQQLMGAAGAVFGSWMNDRAIVYRRKYNIPSEWGTAVNVQAMVFGNTGEQSGSGVAFTRDPASGEKVFYGEFLMNAQGEDVVAGVRTPEPVAKLKDQMPHAHAELERVRKTLESHFKDMQDFEFTIENGELFMLQTRNGKRTGLAAVRIAVEMVKEKLIDWRTAITRVPAEQLDQVLAPVFDRAAIKSAKVIARGLPAGPGAASGKIYFNAERAVEAAHAGQKVLLVRVETSPEDLRGMIAAEGILTARGGVSSHAALVARQMGKVCVCGASAVHVDYNAKTMEAGGQTFNEGDDLSIDGTAGEVYAGQVKTAASEIIQVLLEKSLKPGESQTYQNYAQLMKWCSKVTRLSVRTNADTPEQTANAVSFGASGIGLCRTEHMFFEGDRIDAMREMILSEKTDDRKAALAKLLPYQREDFIGMFEALNGLPATIRFLDPPLHEFLPHDHGAQNLLAQKLGLNVDKISKRVHDLHEFNPMLGHRGCRLGIVYPEISEMQARAVFEAAAEVRKKGIKVKPEIMIPLVGFPKELQVQLEIVHRVAAEVAKEKKAKFNYLVGTMIEIPRAALIADEIAKDAQFFSFGTNDLTQTTLGMSRDDSGSFLGAYQELEIVKKNPFASVDQSGVGKLMQMACELGRKTRPDIKLGICGEHGGDPDSVKFCHRIGLNYVSCSPFRVPIARLAAAQAALEGKQSGKKK; encoded by the coding sequence ATGGCCAAAACACCCAAAGCGAAGAAATACGTTTACCTTTTCGGAAATAAAATGGCCGACGGCAATGGCTCGATGAAACCGCTGCTCGGCGGCAAGGGCGCGAATCTGGCCGAGATGACGCGCATCGGTCTGCCCGTACCGCCCGGCTTCACGATCACGACCGAGGTCTGCACTTACTATTACGCCAACAAGCGCACTTATCCGAAGGCGCTCGTTCCGCAAATGGAAGCCGGCATCGCCAACATGGAACGCATTCTGAACAAGAAATTCGGCGATCTCGAACGGCCGTTGCTCGTCGCCGTCCGCTCCGGCGCGCGCGATTCCATGCCCGGCATGATGGACACGATTTTGAATCTGGGGTTGAACGATCAAACGGTGCTGGCGTTGGAACGCGCCAGCGGCAACCCGCGTTTCGCGTGGGATTGTTATCGCCGGTTCATCCAGATGTATGGCGACGTAGTGATGGGTGTGCAGAAGCGTCCGAGTGAAGACCACGATCCGTTTGAAATGGTCATCGAAAAGCTCAAGGAAGAATTGTTCCCCGGCAAGAAGCACGTCGAGGACACACGCATCAATGCCGACGGTTTGAAGGAGTTGGTCAAGCGTTTCAAGGCGCTGGTCAAGGAGCGCACGGGCAAGGAATTCCCGACCGATCCCTGGCAACAACTCATGGGCGCGGCGGGCGCGGTGTTCGGCTCGTGGATGAACGACCGTGCGATTGTTTATCGTCGCAAGTACAACATCCCGTCGGAATGGGGCACGGCGGTCAACGTGCAGGCGATGGTCTTCGGCAACACCGGCGAGCAATCCGGATCGGGCGTGGCGTTTACGCGCGATCCGGCGTCGGGCGAAAAAGTTTTCTACGGCGAATTCTTGATGAACGCGCAGGGCGAAGACGTGGTGGCCGGCGTGCGCACGCCGGAACCGGTGGCGAAACTCAAAGACCAGATGCCGCACGCGCACGCGGAACTGGAACGGGTGCGCAAAACCTTGGAGTCGCATTTCAAGGACATGCAGGATTTCGAGTTCACGATTGAGAATGGTGAATTGTTCATGCTTCAGACCCGCAATGGCAAGCGCACCGGCCTGGCCGCGGTGCGGATCGCGGTTGAAATGGTGAAGGAAAAACTCATCGACTGGCGGACGGCCATCACGCGCGTTCCCGCCGAGCAATTGGACCAAGTGCTCGCGCCGGTGTTCGACCGCGCTGCCATCAAGTCAGCGAAGGTGATTGCGCGCGGGTTGCCCGCCGGGCCGGGCGCGGCGTCGGGAAAGATTTATTTCAACGCCGAGCGCGCGGTGGAAGCAGCGCACGCGGGCCAAAAGGTCTTGTTGGTGCGCGTGGAGACTTCACCGGAAGATTTGCGCGGGATGATTGCGGCGGAGGGCATTCTCACGGCGCGCGGCGGGGTCAGTTCGCACGCGGCGCTGGTCGCGCGGCAAATGGGCAAAGTCTGCGTCTGCGGCGCGAGCGCCGTGCATGTGGATTACAACGCCAAGACGATGGAAGCCGGCGGGCAGACGTTCAACGAAGGCGATGATCTTTCCATCGACGGCACGGCGGGTGAAGTTTATGCGGGGCAGGTCAAGACCGCCGCGTCAGAAATCATCCAGGTGCTGTTGGAAAAGTCGCTCAAACCCGGCGAAAGCCAGACCTATCAGAACTACGCGCAGTTGATGAAGTGGTGTAGCAAGGTCACACGACTGTCCGTTCGCACCAACGCCGACACGCCGGAGCAGACGGCCAACGCCGTGTCGTTTGGCGCGTCGGGCATCGGCCTGTGCCGCACCGAACACATGTTCTTTGAAGGCGACCGCATTGACGCCATGCGCGAGATGATCCTGTCCGAGAAGACCGATGACCGCAAAGCCGCGCTGGCCAAGTTGCTGCCGTATCAGCGGGAGGATTTCATCGGGATGTTCGAAGCATTGAATGGATTGCCGGCGACGATCCGCTTTCTCGATCCGCCGCTGCACGAGTTTCTTCCGCACGATCACGGGGCGCAGAATCTTTTGGCGCAGAAACTGGGTTTGAACGTGGACAAGATTTCCAAGCGCGTGCACGACTTGCACGAGTTCAACCCGATGCTGGGTCATCGCGGCTGCCGGCTGGGCATCGTTTATCCTGAAATCAGCGAGATGCAGGCGCGCGCGGTGTTCGAGGCCGCCGCCGAGGTGCGCAAGAAGGGCATCAAGGTAAAACCGGAAATCATGATCCCGCTCGTCGGCTTTCCGAAAGAACTACAAGTGCAACTGGAGATCGTGCATCGCGTCGCAGCGGAAGTGGCGAAGGAGAAGAAGGCGAAATTCAATTATCTGGTAGGCACGATGATTGAGATTCCGCGCGCGGCGTTGATTGCGGACGAGATCGCCAAGGACGCGCAATTCTTCAGCTTCGGCACGAACGATCTGACACAAACAACTCTGGGCATGAGCCGCGATGACTCCGGTTCATTCCTGGGCGCGTATCAGGAATTGGAAATCGTGAAGAAGAATCCATTTGCCAGCGTGGACCAGAGCGGCGTGGGCAAGTTGATGCAAATGGCGTGTGAACTTGGGCGCAAGACCCGGCCCGACATCAAGCTCGGCATTTGTGGTGAACACGGCGGCGACCCCGACAGCGTGAAGTTTTGTCATCGGATCGGTCTGAACTATGTGAGTTGCTCGCCGTTTCGAGTGCCGATCGCGCGGCTGGCCGCGGCGCAAGCAGCATTGGAAGGGAAGCAGAGCGGAAAGAAGAAATAG
- a CDS encoding BrnT family toxin — MPLRFEWDANKAKGNLAKHDVSFEEASTVFGDPLSLTIPDPTHSQAEDRFILLGHSHQRKLLVVVHTERGDNIRIISARRASRRERKSYEEGK, encoded by the coding sequence ATGCCGCTGAGGTTTGAATGGGACGCAAACAAGGCCAAGGGCAATCTGGCAAAGCACGACGTCAGCTTTGAAGAAGCGAGCACCGTGTTCGGCGACCCGCTTTCGCTGACCATTCCCGATCCGACACACTCGCAAGCGGAAGACCGTTTTATTCTGCTGGGACATTCGCACCAGCGGAAATTGCTAGTTGTCGTGCATACGGAACGGGGTGATAATATCCGCATCATCAGCGCCCGGCGAGCGAGCCGGCGAGAACGAAAGAGCTATGAAGAAGGCAAATAA